The Pirellulales bacterium genomic sequence AGCCGGAAACATCCATCATGTACAAAATGACCGCATTGGCTTGCGGCTGTTGGATGGTGCTCCAGGAGCGGTAACGCTTGTCGTCGGGAATGGGCAGAATGACCGGCTGTTGTGGATCGTACGTGCCGGTGGTAATTTGGCGGCGGAGAGCTTGAAAATAGGTGCGCTTGCGGTGGCGCAGCGATTCGGGACCCGTCCGGCGAATGCTGTCGTACTTCGATTTTTCCTGGCTGATGGTAGCCGCGCCTTTGGGCTCGATGCGCGGCAGCTCTAACTCGTCGCCCAGAATGGCCGCCAGTTCTTCCAGTGGCACGTCGACTTCCAGAATGTGCTGGCCGGGATCGCTGCCCGCCTGGCCTTTGCCGTCCCCTTTGTTTCCTCCGTTGCCGCCGGCAATGGGCTGACCAACTTCACCCTCCCCCTGCCCTGTCCCGCCGGAGCCGTTCCGGCCATAACGAAAATGGGGCACGTCGAGCTGCGGCAAGGGAATGCTGACCAGGTCGCGTCCTTTGCGGCCAATCATTTCGCCATGCGTAATGTATTTCCGCAGGTTCTCGCGAATTTTGCCCCGCACAATGTGGCGAAAGCGGCGATGATCATGATCGATGTTTAGAACCATGGCCCGCAAATCCTCAGCTTTTATCCATGAGCGGTCCTTATTGCTTTACGTCGCCCCGGGCGAAAATGCTGGCGACATAATTGAGCACGTCGGTGGCACTTTCCTGGTCGTAGCCGAAATCGCGGATCAAGCGGCTTTTGACCACGTCGATTTTGACTTGCGTATCGGCATCGACCACGTTGGAAACGAGGCTGGTAAGCTCGATCGTGTCTTTTTGATCTTCGAACAACTTGAGCTCCAAAGCCCGATGCAGCCGTTCGTTGCTCTTGTAATCGAAGGGGCGGCCGTCGATGAGCAGCGCGCCGATGTAATTCATGATTTCGCGGCGGAAATCGTCTTTGCGGCTGTCGGGAATGTCGATTTTATCTTCGATCGACCGCATCAGCCGTTCGTCGGGTTCCTCGTACTGGCCGGTGAATTTGTTGCGCACTTTTTCGCGCTGCGTGTAGGCTTTGACGTTGTCGATGTAATTGGAGCAGAGTCGCTTGAGCGCATCTTCATCGGCGGCGATGGCCCGTTGCACTTCGTTTTTCACGATGTTCGTGTACTCCAGCTTCACCACGCCAATCAGCTCGCGGTAATGGTTCCGCGTTTCCTCATTGGTGATCAGGCTATGATGCTTGAGGCCCGATTCCAATTCGTTGAGCACCATAAACGGATTAACGCTGGTGGCCTCCGGGTGCGAGACCAGGGCGTTGGAAATTTTGTCCTGCACATAGCGCGGGGAAATGCCCAGCATGCCTTCGCTGGTGGCTTGCTCGCGCAGCTCCTTCACGTTGTCTTCCGTGAAGCCGGGAAGCGTTTTCCCGTTATACAGCTTGAGCTTTTGCAGCAGCGACAGGTTCGCGTTTTTGGGTTCCTCCATCCGCGTAAGAATGGCCCACATGGCGGCCATTTCGATGGTGTGCGGAGCAATGTGCTTGCCTAAAACCTTTTGCTTGTTGTAATCCTTTTCATAAATCTTGATTTCATCGGTCAACGTGGTGACGTAGGGGACGTCGATTTTTACCGTTCGATCGCGCAGCGCTTCCATGAATTCATTATTTTGGAGGCGGCGATACTCCGGCTCGTTGGTGTGGCCGATGATGACTTCGTCGATATCGGTCTGGGCGAATTTTTTGGGCTTCACCTTGTGTTCCTGGCTGGCGCCCAACAAATCGTAGAGGAACGCCACGTCGAGCTTGAGCACTTCCACAAACTCAATGACGCCCCGGTTGGCAATATTGAACTCGCCGTCGAAATTGAAGGCCCGCGGATCGCTGTCGCTGCCGTATTGAGCGATTTTGCGATAATTGACATCGCCGGTGAGCTCGGTGCTGTCTTGGTTTTTTTCGTCCTTGGGTTGGAATGTGCCAATGCCCAGGCGATCTTGCTCACTGAGAATAAGACGCTTGATGCGCACATCGGCAATGAGGCGGGTCCAATCGCCGTCGTAGCGCTTCCGCCGATCGCCGTACACATAGCGGCAGTAGGGGCATAGCTCCCCGTGCACACGAATTTGGTACTCGTGCGGGCCGCGGTTGGCGTTCAGCCGCGATTGAATTTCTGCGCGGAAGCGGTGCGGAATGAGGTGTAGCGGCTCCTCGTGCATGGGGCACCAATGCACCTGGTCGGGATCTTCCAAATCGACCCAACCCAGCGTGTACAGAGCCCCACTATCGACTTGGGAATAACGTTCCAGGCCTTTTTTTAGCAGCCGAGCAATGGTGCTTTTGCTACTGCCCACCGGACCGTGCAACAACAGGACCCGTTTTTCAATGCCATAGCCTTGGGCCGCGCTTTTGAAGGCGTTGACCAGTTGCGTGAGGGCCTGATCGAGGCCGAACACGGCATCGCGACCGTTGTTATCGGGGTCGCCGAAGAATTTATAGTGGAGGCGTTTTTCGCGGGCGACTTCGTATGTTTCGGTGCCGTAAGAAAGAATCATGTCGTACACGCGCTGGAAAGCGTTGCGTGTGACTTGCCCTTCTTGAGAAACGACATCCAGATACTGGTCGAAGGTCCCTTCCCAGTTTTTCTTGCGGAATTGATCGAGATCTTGTCGTTGTCCAATCAGCGAGACGATTTCGCGGCCGCCGGTCATGGCATATCCTCCGCAGTAGGATCGCGGGATGGGTTAGAACTGGGCATTCGTTGATGCAAAATGGTTTCTGTTTGCTTACGGTAGTACTACGTCCGCGCGCAAGCAGAACCCTGAGAACTCTGATGGAATGCTCGCCCAAGCGTTTAGATCCGACGAACGCCCCAGGAACTCGCAGAGCCTCTGCAAGCGTGAGAGAGGGTTGCAAAAGAGCAGATAAGTGGTGTCGAGGCGGTGGACTGGCGGGAGCCTACTTCTCGTTCTCCGCAGACCAGACAACTGGCATGCGCGTGTGCCCACTATCCTAAGTATTTCCACAATCCACGTTGGAAGCAATAGCAATTTTTGGGCCAGTGGCTGCCAATTTGCGCGAAGCCGCGCCGAAAAATCACCGGCGATGCAAAAATTGGACGGTCTGCTTCCAATTAGCTGAGCAGGCGCTCGATGCTTTCCATCAGCCGGTCCATGGCGAACGGTTTGCGAATGTAATCGTCCACGCCCAGCATTTCGGCATAGGCTTTGTGCCGGCTGCCTTCGTTTGCCGTTACCATAATGACGCGCAGCGGCACTGGCCTGGTGCGGCGGAGCTTTTCGAGTACTAAAAATCCGCTCCGCTTGGGCATCATCATATCTAAAATGACCAAATCGGGGTCTTCCCGTTCGCACAGCACCAATCCTTGGTTGCCGTCACGAGCGACCAACACCTGGTAGCCGTTCGCTTCCAGAGCCAAGCGCATCGATTCTACAATTTCGTGATCGTCGTCAACCAGCAGAATTCGCTTGGTTACGGGGGTGGCTGAGGGCGACGATTCCGGCTGCTGTGCCGGTGATTTCTCTGCATTTGTCTTCGGCTTAGCCGCCGATTTTTGTGGCGCCGCTTTAGAATGGGTCGCCTTCGTTTTTCCTGCTTCGGTCATGGAGCGTCCCTTGCTGGCAGTGAGTCTTCTCGCCCGGCATGCATTGGGTAGCGGCGTCGGCTGACAGACTCAGTTTGAAGCGCGCCGGCCAATCTGCTTGGCAAGCGAAAATGTAGGAAATCGTCCTTGGAATATGTTATCCCTATCGCGCCAGCAGGCGAATTGCAAGGCGGTCGCCTGGATTTGGCGATTTAGGAAAGATTGCGGCGTCGTGACGATCTAGCGCCGAACCATTACGCGCATGTATGTGTCGTAAAGCCTGAAATGGGACTCTCGTCGCTCAAAACTCCGCTTCCCGTTTTTCACGGTTGCCGGAGCCAAACATTCAGCATTCGTCCGCTGCCAGGAAAGGTGCTGAAATCTGTCGGGCGAGGTTGTCCCGGCGGGACGAAGCAGACCACCTGAACGTTTCCAATCACGCTGTAAATTCCCAGGCAGGTTTGTCCCGCCGCAGGACCGGAGAAGGGAACGTAATTGATTTGTCGCGGCCAGGACATCTGGTACAGTGCGAAATTACCCACCGTGGCCGCGCCGGTATTGGGGGCAACCATATATTGATGGTCTGAAATGGCCAGCCGCACGTTTGCGCCGGGCAAAAAGCTGGATCCTTCCCATTCAGCGTAGTACAAAGTCCACACGCCCTGCAGTTTTTGAAAATCGTTTTGCAAAACGTCCGCCATCGCCGGTTGGGCGCAGTGCGCGACAACGCACAGCATGACGATTGAGCAACTAACTTTTAAGCGCAGCATGTTGCGGCTCCCCATAAAACAATTGCGGCAGCGGCTGGCCACGACAACCCGCCGGCCACTAGAAAAGCTTAGCACGTGCCCGGTGACACACCGTGACCCGATGGGTCGCCGCCGAGCCCCCCCGGAATTCAAGCCGCTGGGGGCTCACTTCGTTCGACCCCAGCCACCCGACCGCTGGGGCTCACTTCGTTCGACCCCAGCCACCGGACGTGAGGCGGTTAATTAAGCATTTACCCGCCAATCGGGCGTTTAATAGATCCCTTTCCAAAGGTTGCGCCGGACTTTCAGCACATCTTTAAGGACCTCGAAGTAAGCCCAAGCGGTGACCTTGGAATGCGGATCGTTGACCCAGCGGATGGGAATTTCCGCGATTTTGTAATCGCGGCGGCGAGCGATGGCGAGCACTTCCACGTCGAATCCCCAGCGGTCGATCGTCAGCAATGGGAATATTGTTTGTGCCGCCTCGGCCGTAAAAGCCTTGAAGCCGGTTTGTGTATCGAAAATGCCTGGAACGGCCCACAGCCGAATCCACCGATTCCCCAACTTTCCCAGCAATTCCTTCCATCGTGGTTGGTGAACGACGATGTTGGCGCCGGGGACCGCGCGCGATCCAATGGCAATGTCGACGCCCGCCTCCAGCAGCGGCAGGAACTGGCCGAGGTGATCGATGGTGGTGGAATTGTCGGCGTCCATGAACAAGCGATACTTGCCGCTGGCGTGCAGCATTCCCTGCCGCACCGCGTAACCCTTGCCGTGATTGGATTCGTACTGCAACAATTGCACGCGCGGCTCGGTGGCATTTGCGGCCTTCACAATTTGCGCGGTTTGATCGGCGGAGCCATCGTCGACCACGATCACTTCCCATTCGTGCGATTGGAGCTTGAGGAAAGTGGTTACCGACTGCAGGGTGCCGGCAACGCGGGCTTCTTCGTTATAGGCCGGAATGACAACGGACAAGTAAATTCCGGACTGGCCCATGTGCGAACGATGGTTGGAAACCACATCAGAGTTTTTGAGCAGGCTTTCCGCAACACTCCAGATAAGGATAGCTTACAGCCGGAACAGCACAATCTGGTTGATTGACAAGCTGCGCGGCGGGAAGACAAGATGAGTTGTGCACGATCAGAAAGAATTTGCCACGATGCACGATCGCCAATCGCCACAAACCCGCCGGATTTTCGCTTTTCTAAACTCTTTGTGGCCGGTGCCGCTGCTATTGAGCATTCATTTTTGCTTGGGGCTAAGTGCCGCCAGCCGCAAAACGCTGACATTCGACGAAGGCTTGCATCTAGCGAGCGGTTACAGTTATTGGTCGGCCAATGACTATCGCTCCAATGCAGAAAGCGGCAACTGGCCGCAGCGCTGGGCCGCATTGCCGGTGTGGCTGGAGGGATATCGCTTTCCGCCGCCGGATGAACCTACGTGGCTGCACGGCCAGCGGTACGATTTTGCAAATCGGTTTTTGTACGATTCCGGCAACAATGCCGACGCCATGATTTTGCAGGCCCGCGCGATGATTGGTTTGCTCAGCGTGGCGCTGGGCGCGGTCGTTTATTTTTGGTCGCGGCAATTATTTGGCGGAGTCGGCAGTTTAATCAGCCTGATGTTATATACCTTTTCGCCGACGATGCTAAGCCATGGCTTTTTAATTACCGCCGATCTTGCCAGCGCATTGTTTTTCTGCGCGGCCGCTTGGGCAGTGTGGACGCTGCTGCATCGAGTTTCGATATTCGCGATTTTGGCCGCCGCAATCTCCATGGCGGGATTGTTGCTGTCGAAGTTTTCCGGCGTGCTGATTGTCCCGATGGGACTGGTGCTGCTCGCCGTACGGTGCTTTCATTCACAGCCACTCTTGGTTGTGTTTGGGCAGACGTACGAGCTTCGTGGCAGGCTGAAACAACTCGCCGCGATCGCGGGAGTTATGGTTGTGGAAATTTTGGCGGTGGGCATGTTGATTTGGGCTTCGTATGGTTTCCGATACTCTACGCTCAATCCCAGCGCCAGTCATGGCGCTACCGTCGATACCTCGTGGGAGCAATTCACGAAGAACGTGGGCGCAGCGGGTCCAATTATTCAATTCCTGGGTGAACACCGCTTGTTGCCGGAGCCCTTTCTGTATGGACTTTCGTATACACTTTCGACCACCGAAGTTCGGCGCGCATTCTTGAACGGCGAGTTTCGCACGCACGGTTGGATCAGCTTCTTTCCTTACAGCCTGCTGGTGAAAACACCGCTGGATGTGTTTGCCGTTTTGGCGCTGGCTGCAATCGGCGCCTGGTTTTTTCGCGGGACGAGTAACCAGACCGATCCGGCGAGCCAGGCTTCTATCCATCATTGGTACCCGCTGACGCCGTTGATGGTGCTGTTAAGCGTGTATTGGATCGTTTCGCTGACGAGCCACATCAATATCGGGCAGCGGCATTTGCTCCCCACGTATCCGCCGATGTTTATTTTAGCTGGCGCCGCCACGTGTTGGTTCCTGTTATCGAAATGGACTAGCAGCCCGCTGCAGAATGGCAAACGCGTCGAAATTGCCGAACCACATCACTTCACGAAGGCAATTCGAATCGCGCAAATTGTGTTGTGTGTCTCGTTGGCACTGGCAGCCTTGGACGCAGTTTGGGTTTGGCCCGACTATTTAGCTTATTTCAACATTCTGGCCGGCGGTCCAGCACAGGGTTATCGGCACTTAGTCGACAGTTCGCTCGATTGGGGCCAGGATTTGAAAGAGTTGAAACGCTGGCTGGACGCTCATCCGCAAGATGCCAAGTCGGCAGTGCCGGTTTACCTCTCATACTTCGGCACAGCATGGCCAACGTACTATGGCATTGAGGCGACCCGATTGCCGGGCTTCTTCGACGTTCCGTCGACACTGCCTCCGCAAGCGTTAATCGGCGGCACGTATTGCATTAGCGCCACCATGTTGCCCGGCGTTTACTTGCCGTTTCCAGGCAAATGGAATGCCCGCTACGAGCAGTTTTACCAATTGTTTACTCAAGCGGTGGCAGCGTACCGAAATGCGGGTGGCAACGAGGAACAAATTCGGCAAATAGCGGCCAGCTTCGGCACGCAAAATATGAATCCAATCTTTCACCTTTACGAGCAATTGCGGTTCGCCCGGCTGTGCGCATTTTTGCGACAGCGAGAGCCTGATGCCAACGCCGGGCATTCGATTTTGATTTATCGCCTAAGCGATGCCGACGTGGAACAGGCGATCGCGGGGCCGCCTGTGGAACTGCTGCCGGATTGTGAACCGGAGGCGGCAGACGAATTACCGTTCAAAGTGAGCGAGCGTGGTAAATGAACGTGGAATTGCCTTCCGATTCCACCGCGGCGGCGACGTTGCCATTATTCTATTTTCGCCGGAGCGCGAACGACATGTAATGAATGCCGGAATCCTCGTCGATCAACATCGTGCCTTCCGGGGCCAAGTAGTGGGCAATCACGTCCCATGGCGGCAACGGGTTTTTGTCCAGGCCTAGATTCAGCACGTTGAAGAAAACGCTGGTGTCGGCCCGCTGCTGCAGAGCTTTCCGGGCGTCATCGGAGTTGGCCAAATCGTACAAATACTTGAGTCCCGATTCCGACCGGTTGAAGCTCAACATGCCGGGCTTGTCGCCCCCCGGCTGCCGGGCAATTTTGGCGGCGATGAGCTTGAAATCGAGCGATGATGCCAGATCGTTCTCGACCTCATCGCGGTGCGAAAAAATGTGCTCTAAAATGCCGGCCCGGTCGCTGAGCAGCAGCCAATCGTCCAGCATCGCCATACAAGGAACTGGCCGGGTTTCGTCTTGGCGGCGCCGCGGGCCGTCAAAGGCGAGGAAAATTAGATCGAGATATGTGGGACCCGTGGATTCGTAATAATCGATTCCGGCGAATGCTTTCTTCTGCAAACGCTCGCCCAAATTGGAGACGAGTTTTTGATAGATATCGGCAAAGGCCTTGGGATCGCGCAGTTGGAGGGCGATTAAATTGTGCGCGCCAATGCCTGGCTTGGCGGGCAGTTCGAACCAAGTGCTGTGCAAAATGCGACCGGTCAATGCCGGCAGCAATTCGTGCTCAAAATCGATTCCGGCGCGCCGTTGCACTCGGTCGTTAATGCTTTTCGCGGTGGCGCCGGGACCGTTAAACGTGTCGGCCAGCTTGGTTCCCTTTTCGAATGTCTGCTGCAAATTCCAATGGATGGACGCATAGCTGGCCGTATCTCCCGGCACCCAAACCGGCGGCGTATCTTCGCCCGAATCGAGTGCAATGAGCTCCAGCACGCCGGAACGCGGATAGCCCAGAGCCAGATACAGTTGCGAGATACCATCGAAATCCTCCGTCGCCAGAACAAAGCTGCCTCCCACGCCTTTAATTCCATCCAAGCCAATCGTTGGCAGAATGGCCAGCGCCAATTGGGCAGCCGCATCGGTTTTCCCAATTTCCGAGAAAATGGCGATGGGGTCTGCAAAAAAAGTGAAATGCGGCTCTTCGCCTTTGGTGCCGCGGCAGTGGTTCACAACTTCCGCAAACTTTGGATTCTCCGCCAGGCAATCTTCATTGTTGGTTGTCCAGCGCGACAACAGTTGCTTGGCGACATCTAAATTCGAGCAAAATACCAGCGTGTTATCGCGCTCCACCGACACCAGAGATGGGGAATCGCCCCCGTGTTCGTAGATCGAAATGACAAATCCATCGACGCTTTCCTGCCGTCCTACATAGCCGTTATGTTCCAGCGCGGCGTGAATGGTATCGGTGAATTTGCGGGCCGATTCAATGCTGTTGCCGCAATCGACCAAGGCCACAAATCCGAATGGCTTCGACGGACCCTCAGCAACAGGCTTTGCGGTCGGCAACATTGCCAGCGTAAGTTCGCCCTGAGGAATGTGAGCAATTTCGTCCAGCGATAGCCCGGTGCTTTCCTTCACTTGAGTCAGCGCGTTGTTGGCGGCTTCGTACAGCTTGGTCACGAAGGGCTGCACCTGGGGATCGGCAATCATCCGTCCCAAATTGGTTTGCTTGAATGCCTCGACCAATTCGGGAACGCTGGCCACATGCACGTATGCCAGCGTGTTTTTTGGCAATAGCTTCTCGGCGGTAACACGTTCGGCTCCCAACGCAGAGATTGTGGAGCACAGCAGCAGCACCGCCAGCACCGACAGCCAACAGTAGCGAGGCTTTCGCGGGCGCCCCTTAGTGAAACGCAATAACGTAGATGATCGAACGCAGGTATTTTGGCGAAGGGCCATCTGACTTCGGTCCTTTTAATTGTGTTGATGGTTGAATGAGAGGCGGGCGGGGCTGGCGCCGTCGCCACAGCGTGGTGGGACAGCAACCGTGGCACAGTGCGCAGGGGGGTTTTCTTACCGTGGCATTGTACCTGCTGTTGCAAGGCGAAGTTTCAATCCCGGGAACAGCGTGCTAGCAGTAATTCGCCTGAGCGGACGCAAAATTGGCCTAAATTGTTCGCATCCGTACCGGAAACATTTCTTCCTATTTTTTCTAAAACTCCCATTATCATTCGACTTAACATGCTGCTGAGGACTTTTCTGGATTTCTTGGAGATTTGGGAAGCTTATTCCGATTATTCGCATTGCGCAGAGTTTGCGGGCCGCTACCGGGCTGCGTTTCCCAGCGTTCCTGCGATTGATTTTATCCAATTTGGATTACGGCCAAGGAAAACAAGCTTTAGTCCCCCCTCGTATGAACAGCCCAAAATTAACCGATTGTCTTGCATTCCGAATGGGATTCGTAATCCCAGCACTCTTTTTGTGCGGCAGTATTGCTGCCGGACAGGATGCGCCGACCCTGACGTCGCCCAGTTCTGCTGTAAATCGCGCAAGCGGTGAGCAGGATCAGATTGTGCGGGCCTACACGGTGTCACCGCCGGCTACGCTGGACGAGGTCGTTCAGCGCTTGACGAAGCAATTTCCTCCGAACAGCGGAGTGCGTATTTCACCCGACGGGCGGACATCCCAAATTCTGGTGATTGCGCCGTCAACCGTCCAAGAGCAAGTATCAGCAATCCTGCAAGGCAGTGGATTGAAGAGCAATAGCGCGACGGCCGGGCCACCGAGCCAGACCGTCAGCATGCACGGTCCAAAAGTTGTGCCGCTGAAGCATCTTAGCTGGCGCGATTTCGAAGCGGCCTTGAACGGCGTGTTTGGCAAGCCGTTGCCGGTGACCATTGAACATAACGGCGACTGGGCACGCTACGTTTTGGAAACGCGGGGCGGCACCGTCAACTTGATTGTCGATCGCAAGGCCGGACAGGTGGCCTTGGAAGGTCCAGTTAAATTGGCCGATTCTTGGGCGCGGGTTGTCGAATCGCTCGACAATCATCCGCAGCAATCGAACGACAATACGCGGGTAGTGACCTTGAACGCGGCGAATACGTCCGACGTAATCAAGGCGCTTTCTGCTTTGCGCGAGAGCAATTCTACTGCTAGTGGAACCCATAGTGGAAATGCGGCGCAAAGTGGCGACAATGCCCCCGCTAGTCGCTTCATTAACATGATTTTCCAGCCGAAGGATGGCGAACAGAACGGCAATGCAGCCGGGGGCCAAGCAACAGGTCCGTCGTTGCAAGTTGCCCAAACGCCCAACCAGCCGCTAGCGC encodes the following:
- a CDS encoding DUF444 family protein, yielding MVLNIDHDHRRFRHIVRGKIRENLRKYITHGEMIGRKGRDLVSIPLPQLDVPHFRYGRNGSGGTGQGEGEVGQPIAGGNGGNKGDGKGQAGSDPGQHILEVDVPLEELAAILGDELELPRIEPKGAATISQEKSKYDSIRRTGPESLRHRKRTYFQALRRQITTGTYDPQQPVILPIPDDKRYRSWSTIQQPQANAVILYMMDVSGSMTDDQKEIVRTEAFWIDTWLNSQYDGVEVRYIIHDAVARTVDEDTFYHTRESGGTRISSAYKVAVDLIRKEFDPAAWNIYGFQFSDGDNWGEDNDQSLRLLAEELLPTVNLFCYGQVESPYGSGEYIRALKGRFGDKHDKLVLSEIEDKEGIYKSIKAFLGKGK
- a CDS encoding serine protein kinase; the protein is MTGGREIVSLIGQRQDLDQFRKKNWEGTFDQYLDVVSQEGQVTRNAFQRVYDMILSYGTETYEVAREKRLHYKFFGDPDNNGRDAVFGLDQALTQLVNAFKSAAQGYGIEKRVLLLHGPVGSSKSTIARLLKKGLERYSQVDSGALYTLGWVDLEDPDQVHWCPMHEEPLHLIPHRFRAEIQSRLNANRGPHEYQIRVHGELCPYCRYVYGDRRKRYDGDWTRLIADVRIKRLILSEQDRLGIGTFQPKDEKNQDSTELTGDVNYRKIAQYGSDSDPRAFNFDGEFNIANRGVIEFVEVLKLDVAFLYDLLGASQEHKVKPKKFAQTDIDEVIIGHTNEPEYRRLQNNEFMEALRDRTVKIDVPYVTTLTDEIKIYEKDYNKQKVLGKHIAPHTIEMAAMWAILTRMEEPKNANLSLLQKLKLYNGKTLPGFTEDNVKELREQATSEGMLGISPRYVQDKISNALVSHPEATSVNPFMVLNELESGLKHHSLITNEETRNHYRELIGVVKLEYTNIVKNEVQRAIAADEDALKRLCSNYIDNVKAYTQREKVRNKFTGQYEEPDERLMRSIEDKIDIPDSRKDDFRREIMNYIGALLIDGRPFDYKSNERLHRALELKLFEDQKDTIELTSLVSNVVDADTQVKIDVVKSRLIRDFGYDQESATDVLNYVASIFARGDVKQ
- a CDS encoding response regulator, with amino-acid sequence MTEAGKTKATHSKAAPQKSAAKPKTNAEKSPAQQPESSPSATPVTKRILLVDDDHEIVESMRLALEANGYQVLVARDGNQGLVLCEREDPDLVILDMMMPKRSGFLVLEKLRRTRPVPLRVIMVTANEGSRHKAYAEMLGVDDYIRKPFAMDRLMESIERLLS
- a CDS encoding TIGR03067 domain-containing protein, translated to MLRLKVSCSIVMLCVVAHCAQPAMADVLQNDFQKLQGVWTLYYAEWEGSSFLPGANVRLAISDHQYMVAPNTGAATVGNFALYQMSWPRQINYVPFSGPAAGQTCLGIYSVIGNVQVVCFVPPGQPRPTDFSTFPGSGRMLNVWLRQP
- a CDS encoding dolichyl-phosphate beta-glucosyltransferase, whose amino-acid sequence is MGQSGIYLSVVIPAYNEEARVAGTLQSVTTFLKLQSHEWEVIVVDDGSADQTAQIVKAANATEPRVQLLQYESNHGKGYAVRQGMLHASGKYRLFMDADNSTTIDHLGQFLPLLEAGVDIAIGSRAVPGANIVVHQPRWKELLGKLGNRWIRLWAVPGIFDTQTGFKAFTAEAAQTIFPLLTIDRWGFDVEVLAIARRRDYKIAEIPIRWVNDPHSKVTAWAYFEVLKDVLKVRRNLWKGIY
- a CDS encoding glycosyltransferase family 39 protein gives rise to the protein MHDQKEFATMHDRQSPQTRRIFAFLNSLWPVPLLLSIHFCLGLSAASRKTLTFDEGLHLASGYSYWSANDYRSNAESGNWPQRWAALPVWLEGYRFPPPDEPTWLHGQRYDFANRFLYDSGNNADAMILQARAMIGLLSVALGAVVYFWSRQLFGGVGSLISLMLYTFSPTMLSHGFLITADLASALFFCAAAWAVWTLLHRVSIFAILAAAISMAGLLLSKFSGVLIVPMGLVLLAVRCFHSQPLLVVFGQTYELRGRLKQLAAIAGVMVVEILAVGMLIWASYGFRYSTLNPSASHGATVDTSWEQFTKNVGAAGPIIQFLGEHRLLPEPFLYGLSYTLSTTEVRRAFLNGEFRTHGWISFFPYSLLVKTPLDVFAVLALAAIGAWFFRGTSNQTDPASQASIHHWYPLTPLMVLLSVYWIVSLTSHINIGQRHLLPTYPPMFILAGAATCWFLLSKWTSSPLQNGKRVEIAEPHHFTKAIRIAQIVLCVSLALAALDAVWVWPDYLAYFNILAGGPAQGYRHLVDSSLDWGQDLKELKRWLDAHPQDAKSAVPVYLSYFGTAWPTYYGIEATRLPGFFDVPSTLPPQALIGGTYCISATMLPGVYLPFPGKWNARYEQFYQLFTQAVAAYRNAGGNEEQIRQIAASFGTQNMNPIFHLYEQLRFARLCAFLRQREPDANAGHSILIYRLSDADVEQAIAGPPVELLPDCEPEAADELPFKVSERGK
- a CDS encoding secretin N-terminal domain-containing protein, whose product is MGFVIPALFLCGSIAAGQDAPTLTSPSSAVNRASGEQDQIVRAYTVSPPATLDEVVQRLTKQFPPNSGVRISPDGRTSQILVIAPSTVQEQVSAILQGSGLKSNSATAGPPSQTVSMHGPKVVPLKHLSWRDFEAALNGVFGKPLPVTIEHNGDWARYVLETRGGTVNLIVDRKAGQVALEGPVKLADSWARVVESLDNHPQQSNDNTRVVTLNAANTSDVIKALSALRESNSTASGTHSGNAAQSGDNAPASRFINMIFQPKDGEQNGNAAGGQATGPSLQVAQTPNQPLAQNQDQNQNPPDQNQPQPQPAPEQGGELIGPVQIEFLEGLDAIVVRGNPRDVERVMQIISDIEKISAVTRPRIEIYPLKFVNGTTL